Part of the Merismopedia glauca CCAP 1448/3 genome is shown below.
CTAGAGCGGTTAATGTCAGTGGGACGGATGGCTTCATGAGCTTCTTGAGCGTTTTTGTTGGATCTGTGACTAGTAGCTTTAGCTGGTAGATTATCGGGATCGTGTCTGTGTAACCAATCTTGTGCTGAATCGACAAAGCTTTCTGCCATAAAGACGCTATCAGTCCGATGGTAAGTGATATGTCCTTGCTCATAAAGACTTTGGGCTATTTGCATCACTTTCTCTGGCGATAGCTTCAGCTTAGCTCCGGCTGCTTGCTGCAAGCTTGATGTAATGAAAGGTGGTGGTGGAGTGCGGTAAACTGTCTTACCTTCCACCTTGATTACTTGATGCGGAAACTGACGGGCTATAGCCACCAGCCTGTCTGCTTCAGCTTGAGTTAGAACTTTGGTTGATTCATTTTGAGATGAAGTCCTCTCTGCTGCATCATCTACCTCACTCTCCTCTTCCCTCCTGACTCCTGACTCCTGACTCCTGACTCCGATTGACTCCTGCCTCCTGCCTTCATAAAATGCTCTAAATCCTTCATAATCGACAAACACTGACCAATAATCTTGAGGAACGAAACTGCGGATTTGGGCTTCGCGATCACACAAGATATGTAATGCTGCACTCTGTACTCTACCAATGGATTTAGCACCATTATTCAGTTGCCATACCAAAGGAGAACCTTTATAACCCACCAATTTATCGAGTACAGCCCGACAGATACCAGCATTAACCAAGCTGCGGTCTAAGGGACGGGGATTCGCGAGAGCCGAGCGAACTGCTGCGGGGGTAATCTCTCTATATGTAGCTCTCAAGGGATTTTTGACTCCTAAGGCATCAGCTAGATGCCATGCGATGCTCTCACCTTCTCTATCCTCGTCAGTTGCCAGAATTACTCTACTGGCTTCTTTGACGGCTTGTTTGAGTTCTGCGATAGTAGATTTAGCTCTAGCATCTCTGGGAATCCAACGACAAGATATACGCTCTCCCACCAAGTCAAAACCCAATGAATCTGTCCCATCATCAGCTAAAGTGCGAATATGACCGCCACTAGCAGCTAGAGCATAATCACTACCCAAGATTTGCCTGAGCTTTTTGAGCTTGCCAGGTGCTTCGATTAAAACTAGGGTTTTACCTGTCATTTTCTGACCTTAAACATTTAAATCGACAGTACAAGGGATTTTAGCGGTCTTACCTTGACTCGTCTTTATCATCTTTCTCTTACGAGCCTTGGCGACGCATTCCTTCATAGTCAATTGACCTTGGTAGAATGCTCTCCTGAACAACTCACCTTCAGGAGTATTGAGTTTTTGCAGCAACGCCGCATCACCACCTCTGGCTAAACGGAGTTGTTGCGGGAAGACGAATAACCAAGTAAACAACAGAGATAAGACGAATCCCGCCGCTACACCAGAACTGCACCAAGCTATTATTTGCCATCTTTTCTCAATCTGAGTGGGGTGGGATTTGATAGTGTCTTTAATAGCTGATAGTAGCTTAGCGTGTTCTCGTTCGCGGGATTCTTTTTCTAGATGGGATTGTTGAGCAAAGGTAGTCAGGACTTCCTTGGCAACTGATTCTACAGCTTGAGCGGTCTGTCGAATGTGAGCGTATGCACCAGATTGCTCCAAGAACTCACTGTCAGTACCAATTCCACCTGTGT
Proteins encoded:
- the topA gene encoding type I DNA topoisomerase — translated: MTGKTLVLIEAPGKLKKLRQILGSDYALAASGGHIRTLADDGTDSLGFDLVGERISCRWIPRDARAKSTIAELKQAVKEASRVILATDEDREGESIAWHLADALGVKNPLRATYREITPAAVRSALANPRPLDRSLVNAGICRAVLDKLVGYKGSPLVWQLNNGAKSIGRVQSAALHILCDREAQIRSFVPQDYWSVFVDYEGFRAFYEGRRQESIGVRSQESGVRREEESEVDDAAERTSSQNESTKVLTQAEADRLVAIARQFPHQVIKVEGKTVYRTPPPPFITSSLQQAAGAKLKLSPEKVMQIAQSLYEQGHITYHRTDSVFMAESFVDSAQDWLHRHDPDNLPAKATSHRSNKNAQEAHEAIRPTDINRSSASLRPELSPEAFDLYVLIWIRAIASLCKPARLQQTKITTQSGDVNWQAKGQLLEFAGYTRYWNNLSDDVQLPLVQEGQTLELLNAGSEKKQTQPPPRYTEPKLVQQMERSGIGRPSTYAPTVATLKQRNYVELNKKVLQPTILGMEVDSFVAQALPKLVDTEFTAEMEFQLDRIAEGKINWEQWLTGWNREYLVPALQQAQQIVPTVAHQTILEVSKIACPKCQTLMVQVPSRKVKKGYFLKCQSCADTVMFWGERQKKWEVPQPKTEPQPVKLTEHSCPVCKKPLEEYNYQKEGQQKVMLRCSDAAARQQKKHKEAVYFQTPRGFWSPKFGEISE